A window from Culex pipiens pallens isolate TS chromosome 3, TS_CPP_V2, whole genome shotgun sequence encodes these proteins:
- the LOC120428745 gene encoding nose resistant to fluoxetine protein 6-like, protein MDVKLIVLLLFVLKHSLVSSENGEFIELSEYYRMPKLNEYDDYDQCMNDLPGGRVATFCMVRVVIKPDSGSTTWQLIEDFSSDRKRHFNHALLDRGICIEHCKQLVRGLSNETRQTLKVEKFDFDFPYIFDVSVFKDTPKDRERYQDLVDTCINYRLNQTYQLTAYTEIEVCDKSTDAIEIDSLDLLFLAVLAILIMLMLFSSMYDASINAKHSLAHYENDLSSKKQAFFTSFSVLRNWLRLLSRSQSPIHKLLRPLQAARFITMYHVIMGHAVLIATSGPNQNPFMSEKLYHNISAMILTGGTQVVQIFITMSGFLVAYHVLLHIRLTQKKIGLLFLLKAIVLRYIRLTPMYAFMVLLHATWLIKLQDGPMWKRSVETERTFCRRNWWTNLLYVNNFVNPDQPCVQQTWYLGCDYQLYCAGILVLILISWMRKRTVPILIVVTIGAFALTAVHIYVNELEGVFVISPEAQRFVLWFDKNYLTSYIPFQVNTGNYLIGIIAAFILLHLQKNNIDPTEKKWFRIFWPFAFPLAIGSLLLHYIFYVNDFETPSLWMSIFYPTMKYFWGVCFVWFGLGIVYGKGAVFKRFFNSQIFEPLGRLTYAAFLSHTFVMRLLFLCIRGTKHSNTLGMTGMVLTSVVLSYIMALFLCLAMELPVSALQKLIIGKQDLDVVKQPSPGTTENDPNSERQNAA, encoded by the exons TATCCGAGTACTACCGAATGCCCAAGCTGAACGAGTACGACGACTATGACCAGTGCATGAATGATCTGCCAGGTGGCCGTGTCGCCACTTTCTGCATGGTCCGAGTGGTCATCAAACCGGACAGTGGTTCCACCACTTGGCAGTTGATTGAG gaCTTTTCAAGCGACCGTAAAAGGCACTTCAATCATGCCCTGCTGGATCGAGGGATCTGCATCGAGCACTGCAAGCAGCTGGTCCGAGGTCTTTCTAACGAAACCAGGCAGACTCTCAAAGTGGAAAAGTTTGACTTTGATTTTCCG TACATCTTCGACGTGTCAGTATTCAAAGATACGCCCAAGGATCGGGAACGCTATCAAGATTTAGTTGATACCTGTATCAACTATCGACTCAACCAGACGTACCAGTTGACGGCCTACACGGAGATTGAAGTTTGCGATAAAAGTACCGATGCTATCGAAATTGACTCGTTAGATTTGCTCTTTCTCGCTGTTCTAGCAATATTGATAATGTTGATGCTTTTTTCAAGCATGTATGATGCGAGTATCAATGCCAAACATAGTTTGGCTCACTACGAGAACGATTTAAGTAGTAAAA AGCAAGCTTTCTTCACTTCGTTCTCGGTCCTGCGCAACTGGCTGCGGCTGCTGTCCCGATCTCAGAGTCCAATCCACAAGCTGCTACGTCCCCTGCAAGCGGCTCGATTCATCACGATGTACCACGTGATCATGGGTCACGCGGTGCTGATTGCTACCAGTGGTCCCAACCAGAATCCTTTCATGTCGGAGAAGCTGTACCACAACATATCGGCGATGATCCTCACCGGAGGAACCCAAGTCGTGCAGATCTTCATCACCATGAGTGGATTCCTGGTGGCCTACCACGTGCTGTTGCACATCCGGCTGACGCAGAAGAAGATCGGACTGCTGTTTCTGCTAAAAGCCATCGTCCTTCGGTACATCCGACTGACTCCGATGTACGCCTTCATGGTGTTATTGCATGCCACGTGGTTGATCAAGCTTCAGGATGGTCCCATGTGGAAGCGTAGCGTCGAAACGGAACGCACCTTCTGCCGAAGAAACTGGTGGACGAACCTACTTTACGTGAACAACTTTGTGAATCCCGATCAACCG TGTGTTCAACAAACGTGGTATCTCGGATGCGATTATCAACTGTACTGCGCTGGAATTTTGGTACTGATCTTGATCAGCTGGATGCGAAAACGAACAGTCCCAATTTTGATTGTGGTGACCATTGGAGCATTTGCTCTCACAGCTGTGCACATCTACGTAAACGAATTGGAAGGCGTTTTTGTCATTTCTCCAGA AGCCCAGCGATTTGTTCTTTGGTTTGACAAAAACTACCTGACCTCATACATTCCGTTCCAAGTCAACACCGGAAACTATCTGATCGGGATTATCGCGGCATTCATCTTGCTTCATCTGCAGAAAAATAACATTGATCCTACGGAAAAGAAG TGGTTCCGAATCTTTTGGCCCTTTGCCTTCCCCCTAGCCATCGGAAGTCTACTTCTGCACTACATCTTCTACGTCAACGATTTTGAAACGCCATCCCTGTGGATGTCGATCTTTTACCCGACCATGAAGTACTTCTGGGGAGTCTGCTTCGTGTGGTTTGGGTTGGGCATCGTGTACGGAAAGGGAGCGGTGTTCAAGCGATTCTTCAACAGTCAGATATTCGAACCGTTGGGACGGCTTACGTACGCGGCCTTCCTGAGTCACACGTTCGTTATGCGGTTACTGTTTCTGTGCATACGTGGCACGAAGCATTCGAATACACTTGGAATG ACTGGTATGGTTCTGACCTCGGTAGTTTTGTCCTATATAATGGCTCTGTTTCTGTGTTTGGCCATGGAGTTGCCCGTGTCGGCTCTGCAGAAGCTGATTATCGGGAAGCAGGATCTGGATGTCGTGAAGCAGCCCTCGCCGGGAACAACAGAGAATGATCCTAATAGCGAGCGCCAAAATGCTGCTTAG